A single window of Usitatibacter rugosus DNA harbors:
- a CDS encoding TRAP transporter substrate-binding protein, protein MSDKKPVNRRKFLAGAAAAAGTASLAFPMVSKAQAGPITMRWQSTWPAKDIFHEYALDFAKKINDMTGGDLKIEVLPAGAVVPAFGLLEAVSKGTLDGGHGVLVYHYGKQNALALWGSGPAFGMDANELLSWHRYGGGKELLNKLYASIGANVVSFPYGPMPTQPLGWFKKPITKVDDFKGLKYRTVGISIDVFTGMGAAVNALPGGEIVPAMDRGLLDAAEFNNASSDRLLGFPDVSKVCMLQSFHQNAEQFEIMFNKAKYDALPEKMRAIIANGVDAASADMSWKAHDRYSKDYVEMQKGGVKFYKTPDSILQSQLTAYDAAAAKKATDNPLFKEIMDSQKAFAERVVKWELDTVVQRRMAYNHYFAKAAAAPAKKA, encoded by the coding sequence ATGAGCGACAAGAAACCCGTCAACCGGCGCAAGTTCCTGGCGGGTGCTGCGGCAGCCGCAGGCACGGCGAGCCTCGCATTCCCGATGGTCTCGAAGGCGCAGGCCGGCCCGATCACGATGCGCTGGCAGTCCACCTGGCCGGCGAAAGACATCTTCCACGAGTACGCCCTCGACTTCGCCAAGAAGATCAACGACATGACCGGCGGCGATCTCAAGATCGAAGTGCTGCCCGCGGGCGCGGTCGTTCCCGCCTTCGGCCTGCTCGAAGCCGTGTCGAAGGGCACGCTCGACGGCGGCCACGGCGTGTTGGTCTATCACTACGGCAAGCAGAACGCGCTCGCCCTGTGGGGATCCGGCCCGGCCTTCGGCATGGATGCCAACGAGCTCCTCTCCTGGCACCGTTACGGCGGCGGCAAGGAGCTGCTGAACAAGCTCTATGCCTCCATCGGCGCCAACGTCGTGTCGTTCCCGTACGGCCCGATGCCGACGCAGCCCCTCGGCTGGTTCAAGAAGCCGATCACCAAGGTCGACGACTTCAAGGGCCTCAAGTACCGCACGGTCGGCATCTCGATCGACGTGTTCACCGGCATGGGCGCCGCGGTCAACGCGCTGCCCGGCGGCGAGATCGTCCCGGCGATGGACCGTGGCCTGCTCGACGCGGCGGAATTCAACAATGCCTCGTCGGATCGCCTGCTCGGCTTCCCGGATGTGTCGAAGGTCTGCATGCTCCAGTCGTTCCACCAGAACGCCGAGCAGTTCGAGATCATGTTCAACAAGGCCAAGTACGACGCGCTGCCGGAAAAGATGCGCGCCATCATCGCCAACGGCGTCGACGCAGCCTCGGCCGACATGTCGTGGAAGGCCCATGACCGCTACTCCAAGGACTACGTGGAGATGCAGAAGGGCGGCGTGAAGTTCTACAAGACGCCGGATTCCATCCTGCAGTCGCAGCTCACCGCGTACGACGCCGCCGCGGCCAAGAAGGCCACGGACAACCCCCTCTTCAAGGAAATCATGGACTCGCAGAAGGCCTTCGCCGAGCGCGTCGTGAAGTGGGAGCTGGACACCGTCGTGCAACGCCGCATGGCATACAACCATTACTTCGCCAAGGCAGCAGCGGCGCCCGCGAAGAAAGCTTGA
- a CDS encoding (Fe-S)-binding protein — MKVGLFVTCLVDLVRPRIGFATLKLLRDAGCEVVVPEAQTCCGQPGYNSGAREASIDLARKVLAEFRDCDYIVAPSGSCSGQVKVHYVQDLFRDSPERAEFERLAAKWYELSDFLINVLKVADVPGRYGETVTYHDSCAGLRELDVKMQPRYLLQMAGASVAEMPDCEKCCGFGGTFSVKLGDISTRMAENKCASVRASGAKTLVGGDLGCLLNLEGRLRREGDLTTRVMHFAEVLAGEGTS; from the coding sequence ATGAAAGTTGGACTATTCGTCACATGTCTTGTCGATCTCGTGCGGCCCCGGATCGGCTTCGCGACGTTGAAGCTCCTGCGCGACGCGGGCTGCGAGGTAGTCGTCCCCGAAGCGCAGACCTGCTGCGGCCAGCCGGGATACAACTCGGGCGCGCGCGAAGCGTCCATCGACCTCGCGAGGAAGGTCCTCGCCGAATTCCGCGACTGCGACTACATCGTGGCGCCCTCCGGCTCGTGCTCGGGACAGGTGAAGGTCCACTACGTGCAGGACCTCTTCCGCGACTCGCCCGAGAGAGCCGAGTTCGAGAGACTCGCCGCCAAGTGGTACGAGCTCTCCGATTTCCTCATCAACGTGCTCAAGGTCGCGGATGTGCCGGGCCGCTACGGCGAAACGGTGACCTACCACGACAGCTGCGCGGGGTTGCGCGAGCTGGACGTGAAGATGCAGCCGCGCTACCTGCTGCAGATGGCCGGGGCGAGCGTGGCCGAGATGCCCGATTGCGAGAAATGCTGCGGCTTCGGCGGCACGTTCTCCGTGAAGCTGGGCGACATCTCCACGCGCATGGCCGAGAACAAGTGCGCGAGCGTGCGCGCCAGCGGAGCGAAGACGCTGGTGGGCGGCGACCTCGGATGCCTGCTCAACCTCGAGGGGCGCCTGCGCCGCGAGGGCGACCTGACGACCCGCGTGATGCACTTCGCGGAAGTCCTGGCCGGCGAGGGGACCTCCTGA
- a CDS encoding LutC/YkgG family protein: protein MIRTAMREHEIGPLPGIALPPDQLAQFRSECARQGSTYTEVAGYDDVPREVVAYLDRNALDKRVVLWAELANLDWAGAGVTIDNRTAQGDDRVGVTGCFCAIAETGTVLLLSSPSQPKATALLPETHVCIVRRSRLVDTMEEAFAMLRNERGEPPRATFFVSGPSRTADIEQTIVIGAHGPYRVHVILVP, encoded by the coding sequence ATGATCCGCACGGCGATGCGCGAGCACGAGATCGGCCCGCTGCCGGGCATCGCGCTGCCGCCCGACCAGCTCGCGCAGTTCCGGTCGGAGTGCGCGCGCCAGGGCTCGACGTACACGGAGGTGGCGGGCTACGACGACGTGCCGCGCGAAGTCGTCGCGTACCTCGACCGCAATGCGCTCGACAAGCGCGTGGTGCTCTGGGCGGAGCTTGCGAATCTCGATTGGGCGGGCGCGGGCGTGACCATCGACAATCGGACGGCGCAGGGCGATGACCGCGTCGGCGTCACGGGCTGCTTCTGCGCCATCGCGGAGACCGGGACGGTGCTGCTGCTGTCCTCGCCCTCCCAGCCGAAAGCCACGGCCCTGCTCCCGGAGACCCATGTATGCATCGTTCGCCGCTCGCGCCTGGTCGACACGATGGAAGAGGCGTTCGCGATGCTGCGCAATGAACGCGGCGAGCCGCCGCGCGCCACCTTCTTCGTCTCGGGCCCGTCGCGCACCGCCGACATCGAGCAGACCATCGTGATCGGCGCCCATGGGCCGTATCGCGTCCATGTGATACTCGTGCCATGA
- a CDS encoding methionine synthase — MLLFPTTIAGSLPKPNWLAEPLKLWAPWNLEGERLVVGKHDAVRLVLKLQEDAGIDIVTDGEQTRRHFVNGYMEHLDGIDFDNLKTVRIRNRYDANVPRVIGPVTRKRPVHTEDVKFLRASTKKKIKFTLPGPMTMVDTLFDEYYGSREKLAMAFAEILNQEAKELAAAGADYVQFDEPAFNVYFDEVREWGVAALERARKDVPTKCAVHICYGYGIEANNKWKETLGHEWRQYENTFPLLAKSTIDQVSLECANSHVPLELIGMLQGKDVLVGSIDVASNTIESAEDVAKVIRAAMKHVPADRIFPCTNCGMVPLARDVAAGKLAALAAGAALVRAELGGK; from the coding sequence ATGCTCCTATTCCCGACCACCATCGCCGGCAGCCTGCCCAAGCCCAACTGGCTCGCCGAGCCGCTGAAGCTCTGGGCCCCCTGGAACCTCGAGGGCGAGCGCCTCGTCGTCGGCAAGCACGATGCCGTGCGCCTGGTCCTCAAGCTGCAGGAGGACGCCGGGATCGACATCGTCACGGACGGCGAGCAGACGCGCCGGCACTTCGTGAACGGCTACATGGAGCACCTGGACGGCATCGACTTCGACAATTTGAAGACGGTGCGCATCCGCAACCGCTACGACGCCAACGTCCCGCGGGTGATCGGCCCGGTGACGCGCAAGCGCCCGGTCCACACCGAAGACGTGAAGTTCCTGCGCGCCAGCACGAAGAAGAAGATCAAGTTCACGCTGCCCGGCCCGATGACGATGGTCGACACGCTCTTCGACGAGTACTACGGCAGCCGCGAGAAGCTCGCGATGGCCTTCGCCGAGATCCTGAACCAGGAGGCGAAGGAGCTTGCGGCCGCGGGCGCCGACTACGTGCAGTTCGACGAGCCCGCCTTCAACGTCTACTTCGACGAGGTGCGCGAGTGGGGTGTTGCGGCCCTCGAGCGCGCCCGCAAGGACGTGCCGACGAAGTGCGCGGTCCACATCTGCTACGGCTACGGCATCGAGGCCAACAACAAGTGGAAGGAGACGCTGGGCCACGAGTGGCGCCAGTACGAGAACACCTTCCCGCTGCTCGCCAAGTCCACGATCGACCAGGTCTCGCTGGAGTGCGCGAATTCGCACGTGCCCCTCGAGCTGATCGGCATGCTGCAGGGCAAGGATGTCCTGGTGGGTTCCATCGACGTCGCCTCGAACACGATCGAATCGGCCGAGGACGTGGCCAAGGTGATCCGCGCGGCCATGAAGCACGTGCCCGCCGATCGCATCTTCCCCTGCACCAACTGCGGCATGGTCCCGCTGGCGCGCGACGTCGCCGCCGGCAAGCTCGCGGCGCTGGCCGCCGGCGCAGCGCTCGTCCGCGCCGAGCTCGGCGGGAAGTGA
- a CDS encoding LutB/LldF family L-lactate oxidation iron-sulfur protein yields MQVKSMFFKQSASMKLQDPVLQESLRKFKGKFVEARARAVAEVDAWEAVRAHAAQLRDRTIANLDAYLVEFERNATRRGAQVHWAETAEEACAIVAEIARANNVKKVTKSKSMVSEEVNLNDKLEAAGIQVIETDLGEYILQLAHEPPSHIVAPAVHKSKEEVADLFHAAHHKPRLTDIAAMTREAREALREHFLTADMGVSGSNFVIAETGTTLTVTNEGNADLVTTVPRIHCVITGIEKVIPTLEDFATLIRLLPRSATGQAIANYLTLTTGVRAPGETDGPEQMHIVLVDAGRSKFLGGEMQEMLRCIRCGACMNHCPVYQNVGGHAYGWVYPGPMGSVLTPTYVGIENAGDLPNAATFCGECAVVCPVKIPLPDLMRKLREKQFDMKLRPWSERAGITLWSYAARRPKLYAALTKMAARVASWMGGREKLIHRLPGLDGWTSGRDMPAPEGKTFREMYGESQRREALSTDKHG; encoded by the coding sequence ATGCAAGTGAAGTCGATGTTCTTCAAGCAGTCGGCGTCGATGAAGCTCCAGGACCCGGTGCTGCAGGAGAGCCTGCGCAAGTTCAAGGGCAAGTTCGTCGAGGCGCGAGCCCGTGCCGTGGCCGAGGTGGACGCGTGGGAAGCCGTTCGCGCGCACGCCGCACAGCTGCGCGACCGCACGATCGCCAACCTCGATGCGTACCTCGTGGAGTTCGAGCGCAACGCGACCCGCCGTGGCGCCCAGGTCCACTGGGCCGAGACCGCGGAGGAAGCGTGCGCAATCGTGGCGGAGATCGCTCGCGCCAACAACGTGAAGAAAGTGACGAAGTCGAAGTCGATGGTCTCGGAAGAGGTGAACCTCAACGACAAGCTCGAGGCCGCGGGCATCCAGGTGATCGAGACCGACCTCGGCGAATACATCCTGCAGCTCGCGCACGAGCCGCCCTCGCACATCGTGGCCCCGGCCGTGCACAAGTCGAAGGAGGAGGTGGCCGACCTCTTCCACGCCGCGCACCACAAGCCGCGCCTGACCGACATCGCCGCGATGACGCGCGAGGCGCGCGAGGCGCTGCGCGAGCACTTCCTCACCGCCGACATGGGCGTCTCGGGGTCGAACTTCGTCATCGCCGAGACCGGGACCACGCTCACCGTCACCAACGAGGGCAACGCCGACCTCGTCACCACCGTGCCGCGGATCCACTGCGTGATCACCGGCATCGAGAAGGTGATCCCGACGCTCGAGGATTTCGCGACGCTGATCCGCCTGCTGCCGCGCTCGGCCACCGGGCAGGCGATCGCCAACTACCTCACGCTCACTACGGGTGTGCGTGCGCCCGGCGAGACCGACGGCCCCGAGCAGATGCACATCGTGCTCGTCGACGCCGGCCGCTCGAAGTTCCTCGGCGGCGAGATGCAGGAGATGCTGCGCTGCATCCGCTGCGGCGCTTGCATGAACCATTGCCCCGTCTACCAGAACGTCGGCGGCCACGCGTACGGCTGGGTCTATCCGGGGCCGATGGGCTCGGTGCTCACGCCGACGTACGTGGGCATCGAGAACGCGGGCGACCTGCCGAATGCCGCGACCTTCTGCGGCGAATGCGCGGTCGTGTGCCCGGTGAAGATCCCGTTGCCGGACCTGATGCGGAAGCTCCGCGAGAAGCAGTTCGACATGAAGCTCCGGCCCTGGAGCGAACGCGCGGGCATCACGCTGTGGAGCTATGCGGCGAGGCGGCCGAAGCTCTACGCGGCGCTCACGAAGATGGCGGCGCGCGTTGCCTCCTGGATGGGAGGACGCGAGAAGCTGATCCATCGCCTGCCCGGCCTCGATGGCTGGACGAGCGGGCGCGACATGCCGGCGCCGGAGGGGAAGACTTTCCGCGAGATGTACGGCGAAAGTCAAAGGCGAGAAGCGTTGTCCACGGATAAACACGGATAA
- a CDS encoding cytochrome-c peroxidase: MTAVVSRALAAFAIALGAWLPAFGQTFTGAMSGTWWDASRSGEGQLITFETLGTRNVATLAFFTYTADGRATWHFGNVDYTPGATSLSIPLITGEGPRFGSGYNSGDFRTSPAGTATLEFVSCTQMRMRHSAMPDVTLQLTRLVGPLVGAACGAAAPTGAVTAFAGQLSGGWFNAGRNGEGQFVMFESTAASSSVFLAYFTYTADGRPSWLVGNALFATGARSVVIPLITGSGARFGSAFRATDVTTAPSGSITLEFQDCGNLRFTYTGTQPLTVGMTRLVGPLNGIACTDSTGPSATDTALRFLLTQNGLTGNARAGRTLPSIDDPLPQLGKLLFFSKALSSARDTACASCHHPALGGSDALAVSIGSGAVSADVLGPGRRLAGPARVGRNANSFFNSGLFDAGLFWDSRIESLSKISGRNGSGSGIRTPDSPLSVADPAAGPNLPAAQSRFPVVGAAEMLGNGFPGITSDAAIRNHLAARIGSYGTGAGQLPASTWLARFRTALGSPSGSAEQLITFDQIMNAIAEYERSATFVESAFARYVRGDNGAMTEQAKQGALLFYRPVASGGANCVQCHRGDFMTNEQHHALGFPQVGPGMGDGANAVDDFGRGRQTNLADDRYRYRTPSLLNVEVTAPYGHAGSYATIEEAVAHYFTPDASSQAVVNGRTWCRIAPFDSDPGCNATQASVTANSQAAIAKLRADQAANAATSMPVLDPTRFGSSAIGDLSAFLRTLTDPCLKDRSCYGKWIPRPDEAPDGLQLNATDSSGRPF, translated from the coding sequence GTGACCGCCGTGGTGTCGCGCGCCCTCGCGGCGTTCGCGATCGCGCTGGGCGCGTGGCTGCCGGCCTTCGGCCAGACCTTCACCGGCGCCATGTCCGGCACGTGGTGGGACGCTTCGCGCAGTGGCGAGGGCCAGCTCATCACCTTCGAGACGCTCGGAACGCGCAACGTCGCCACCCTCGCGTTCTTCACCTACACGGCGGACGGAAGGGCCACCTGGCACTTCGGCAACGTCGACTACACGCCGGGGGCAACAAGTCTCTCGATTCCGCTGATCACCGGTGAAGGCCCGCGCTTCGGCTCCGGCTACAACTCGGGGGATTTCCGCACCTCGCCGGCCGGCACCGCGACGCTCGAGTTCGTCTCGTGCACGCAGATGCGCATGCGGCATTCGGCGATGCCGGATGTGACGCTGCAACTCACACGCCTCGTGGGCCCGCTGGTCGGCGCGGCGTGTGGCGCGGCCGCACCCACCGGCGCCGTGACCGCGTTCGCGGGACAGCTCTCGGGCGGCTGGTTCAACGCCGGGCGCAACGGCGAGGGCCAATTCGTGATGTTCGAGTCGACGGCCGCGTCGAGCTCGGTGTTCCTCGCCTACTTCACTTATACCGCCGACGGCAGGCCGTCGTGGCTGGTGGGCAACGCGTTGTTCGCGACCGGTGCGCGCAGCGTCGTGATCCCGCTCATCACCGGTTCCGGCGCGCGCTTCGGCTCTGCGTTCCGGGCGACGGACGTGACGACCGCGCCCTCCGGCTCGATCACGCTCGAGTTCCAGGACTGCGGCAACCTGCGCTTCACGTACACGGGAACGCAGCCGCTCACGGTCGGCATGACGCGCCTCGTGGGGCCGTTGAACGGCATCGCGTGCACCGACAGCACCGGACCCTCGGCCACCGACACCGCGCTTCGCTTCCTGCTCACGCAGAACGGGCTCACCGGGAACGCGCGTGCGGGCCGGACGCTCCCCTCGATCGACGATCCGCTGCCGCAGCTCGGCAAGCTGCTCTTCTTCAGCAAGGCGCTGAGCAGCGCGCGCGACACGGCGTGCGCCTCATGCCATCACCCCGCGCTCGGCGGCAGCGATGCGCTCGCGGTCTCCATCGGATCGGGCGCCGTCTCGGCGGACGTGCTCGGCCCGGGGCGGCGGCTCGCGGGACCGGCGCGCGTCGGGCGTAACGCAAACTCCTTCTTCAATTCCGGCTTGTTCGACGCGGGCCTGTTCTGGGACTCGCGGATCGAGAGCCTGTCGAAGATCTCCGGACGCAACGGCTCGGGCAGCGGCATCCGCACGCCCGATTCGCCGCTGAGCGTCGCGGATCCGGCTGCCGGCCCGAACCTTCCCGCCGCGCAATCGCGCTTCCCGGTCGTGGGCGCGGCCGAGATGCTCGGCAACGGATTCCCCGGCATCACCAGCGATGCGGCGATCCGCAACCATCTCGCGGCGCGCATCGGCAGCTACGGAACCGGCGCGGGCCAGCTCCCCGCGAGCACCTGGCTCGCGCGCTTCCGCACGGCGCTTGGCAGCCCGTCGGGCTCGGCCGAGCAGCTCATCACCTTCGACCAGATCATGAATGCCATCGCGGAGTACGAGCGATCGGCCACGTTCGTGGAGTCCGCCTTCGCGCGCTACGTTCGCGGCGACAACGGCGCGATGACCGAGCAGGCCAAGCAGGGCGCGCTGCTGTTCTACCGGCCCGTCGCTTCGGGCGGTGCCAACTGCGTGCAATGCCATCGCGGCGACTTCATGACCAACGAGCAGCATCACGCGCTCGGCTTCCCGCAGGTTGGGCCGGGCATGGGCGATGGCGCGAACGCCGTCGATGATTTCGGCCGCGGGCGGCAGACGAATCTCGCGGACGACCGCTATCGCTATCGCACGCCCTCGCTGCTCAACGTGGAGGTGACCGCGCCGTACGGCCATGCCGGTTCTTACGCGACGATCGAGGAAGCCGTCGCGCACTACTTCACGCCGGATGCCTCCTCGCAGGCGGTCGTGAATGGGCGTACGTGGTGCCGGATCGCACCGTTCGATTCGGATCCAGGCTGCAATGCGACTCAGGCGAGCGTCACGGCCAACTCGCAGGCGGCGATCGCGAAGCTGCGGGCCGACCAGGCGGCCAATGCAGCGACTTCGATGCCGGTCCTCGATCCGACGCGCTTCGGTTCGAGCGCGATTGGAGACCTTTCCGCGTTTCTGAGGACGTTGACCGATCCGTGCCTCAAGGATCGGTCCTGCTACGGGAAGTGGATTCCGCGGCCGGACGAGGCGCCGGATGGTCTGCAGCTCAATGCGACCGATTCTTCGGGGCGACCCTTCTAA
- a CDS encoding TRAP transporter small permease subunit, with amino-acid sequence MTDSRNFDVQRALFFVDRISTWTGKAFAWLILGLMLVVCVEVFKRYILNAPTAFIFDVNNFFYGAAFMLCGAYTLAQDGHVRGDFLYGNFKPRMQAWFDVILYFLFFLPGVLALLYAGWDYAGLSWKINEHSNVTANGPPIYHFKTVIPIAGALILIQGFAEIVRCIVCIKTGHWPERLKDVEEIDVVGEQLAESQYVDEESRKMAMEQASHIQEMATKRGVSEEHEVLHEGNVDAKNDKKGQP; translated from the coding sequence ATGACAGATTCCAGAAACTTCGACGTGCAGCGCGCTCTCTTCTTCGTCGACCGGATCAGCACCTGGACCGGCAAGGCCTTCGCGTGGCTCATCCTCGGGCTGATGCTCGTGGTGTGCGTCGAGGTCTTCAAGCGCTACATCCTCAACGCCCCCACGGCGTTCATCTTCGACGTCAACAACTTCTTCTACGGCGCGGCCTTCATGCTGTGCGGCGCCTATACGCTCGCGCAGGACGGCCACGTCCGCGGCGACTTCCTCTACGGCAACTTCAAGCCGCGCATGCAGGCTTGGTTCGACGTGATCCTCTACTTCCTCTTCTTCCTGCCCGGCGTGCTGGCCCTGCTCTACGCGGGCTGGGACTACGCGGGCCTGTCCTGGAAGATCAACGAGCATTCCAACGTGACCGCCAACGGCCCGCCCATCTACCACTTCAAGACCGTGATCCCGATCGCCGGGGCTCTGATCCTCATCCAGGGCTTCGCCGAGATCGTGCGCTGCATCGTCTGCATCAAGACGGGGCACTGGCCCGAGCGGCTGAAGGACGTGGAGGAGATCGACGTCGTCGGCGAGCAGCTGGCCGAGAGCCAGTACGTGGACGAGGAGTCGCGCAAGATGGCCATGGAGCAGGCCTCGCACATCCAGGAGATGGCGACCAAGCGCGGCGTGAGCGAAGAGCACGAGGTCCTGCACGAAGGCAACGTGGACGCGAAAAACGACAAGAAGGGGCAGCCATGA
- a CDS encoding citrate transporter → MTPVAGDGPSILGIPVVLVLFALTLLGVATFHRHTLRVGLAGLFIIVVYKLVFTGFKTGAGFAGLGAHLAHEWVTLANLFLLLLGFALLSRHFEESHVPLELPRILPDDWKGAFVLLAVVFVLSSFLDNIAAAIIGGTMARAVFQGKVHIGYLAAIVAASNAGGSGSVVGDTTTTMMWIDGVSPLAVLDAYVAAVVALAIFGWFAARQQHAYSPILKDTPAGTKVDWARVGIVAFILAAAIVSNVMANLHFKWALDTFPVIGVAVWVAILVAAPLRRPDWSVMPETIKGTVFLLSLVTIASMMPVEKLPSPTWQTTFGLGFVSAVFDNIPLTALALKQGGYDWGMLAYAVGFGGSMIWFGSSAGVALSNSFPEARSVGLWLRHGWHVALAYVIGFVVFLVVVGWHPTDKRGGSLGAPPPASQPQR, encoded by the coding sequence ATGACGCCGGTCGCCGGGGACGGGCCCTCGATCCTCGGCATTCCCGTTGTCCTTGTCCTGTTCGCGCTCACGCTGCTCGGCGTCGCGACGTTCCACCGCCACACGCTGCGGGTCGGCCTGGCGGGCCTGTTCATCATCGTCGTCTACAAGCTGGTGTTCACCGGCTTCAAGACCGGCGCGGGATTCGCGGGCCTTGGCGCCCATCTCGCGCACGAGTGGGTGACGCTCGCCAACCTCTTCCTGCTGCTGCTGGGCTTCGCGTTGCTCTCGCGCCACTTCGAGGAGAGCCATGTTCCGCTGGAGCTGCCGCGGATCCTCCCCGACGACTGGAAAGGCGCCTTCGTCCTGCTGGCCGTGGTGTTCGTCCTCTCCTCGTTCCTCGACAACATCGCGGCGGCGATCATCGGCGGCACCATGGCGCGCGCGGTGTTCCAGGGCAAGGTCCACATCGGCTACCTCGCGGCGATCGTCGCGGCCTCGAACGCGGGCGGCTCCGGCAGCGTGGTCGGCGACACGACGACGACGATGATGTGGATCGACGGCGTGAGCCCGCTCGCGGTGCTCGATGCGTACGTCGCCGCCGTGGTGGCGCTCGCCATCTTCGGCTGGTTCGCGGCGCGCCAGCAGCACGCCTACTCCCCGATCCTGAAGGACACGCCGGCGGGCACCAAGGTGGACTGGGCACGCGTGGGCATCGTCGCGTTCATCCTCGCGGCCGCGATCGTCAGCAACGTGATGGCGAACCTCCACTTCAAGTGGGCGCTCGACACATTCCCGGTGATCGGCGTGGCGGTCTGGGTCGCCATCCTCGTCGCGGCGCCGCTGCGGCGCCCGGACTGGTCGGTGATGCCGGAGACGATCAAGGGCACGGTGTTCCTGCTCTCGCTCGTCACCATTGCCTCGATGATGCCGGTCGAGAAGCTTCCCTCGCCCACGTGGCAGACGACATTCGGCCTCGGCTTCGTCTCCGCGGTGTTCGACAACATCCCCCTCACCGCGCTTGCACTGAAACAGGGCGGCTATGACTGGGGAATGCTCGCGTATGCCGTGGGCTTCGGCGGCTCGATGATCTGGTTCGGCTCGAGCGCGGGCGTGGCGCTCTCCAACAGCTTCCCCGAGGCTCGCAGCGTGGGCCTGTGGCTGCGGCACGGATGGCACGTCGCGCTGGCCTACGTGATCGGCTTCGTGGTGTTCCTCGTTGTCGTCGGCTGGCATCCCACGGACAAGCGCGGCGGCTCCCTCGGCGCGCCTCCGCCAGCCTCCCAACCGCAACGCTGA
- the pbpG gene encoding D-alanyl-D-alanine endopeptidase, which yields MTRLIALLTAALVSLGAAAAADKPAVAKTRAVKASALKAELTAEGEPNLASSAVMVFDPQTGRTLYSKNADEAHPIASITKLMTAMIVLDSKLDLEEPIALSNDDIDTLKGTKSKLPLGTHFRRDDLLRIALVASDNRAASALGRSYPGGLPAFVDAMNAKAKALGLGNTTFVDSSGLNPGNVSSPQDLAKLVSAASSYPLIREYSTTPALDVTLPNSKRKIGFVNTNALVRASDWQIGLSKTGYINEAGKCLVMHAMIANQPIVIVLLDSWGKLTRIGDANRIRKWLEKNPGKLALSPG from the coding sequence GTGACCAGACTCATCGCCTTGCTCACCGCGGCCCTCGTTTCCCTGGGCGCCGCCGCTGCCGCCGACAAGCCGGCCGTCGCGAAGACGCGCGCCGTGAAGGCCAGCGCCCTCAAGGCCGAGCTCACGGCCGAAGGCGAGCCGAACCTCGCATCCTCCGCCGTCATGGTGTTCGATCCGCAGACCGGCCGCACCCTCTATTCGAAGAACGCCGACGAAGCCCATCCCATCGCCTCGATCACGAAGCTGATGACGGCGATGATCGTGCTGGATTCCAAGCTCGACCTCGAAGAGCCCATCGCGCTCTCGAACGACGACATCGACACGCTGAAGGGCACGAAGTCGAAGCTGCCCCTGGGCACGCACTTCCGCCGCGACGACCTCCTGCGCATCGCGCTGGTCGCCTCCGACAACCGCGCCGCCTCCGCGCTCGGCCGCTCCTATCCCGGCGGGCTGCCCGCGTTCGTCGATGCGATGAATGCCAAGGCCAAGGCGCTAGGCCTCGGCAACACCACGTTCGTCGATTCGTCGGGCTTGAATCCCGGCAACGTCTCCAGCCCGCAGGATCTCGCCAAGCTGGTCTCGGCCGCCTCGTCGTACCCGCTGATCCGCGAGTACTCCACGACGCCGGCGCTCGACGTCACGCTGCCCAACTCGAAGCGCAAGATCGGCTTCGTGAACACCAACGCCCTCGTGCGCGCCTCCGACTGGCAGATCGGCCTGTCGAAGACGGGCTACATCAACGAGGCCGGCAAGTGCCTCGTCATGCACGCGATGATCGCGAACCAGCCGATCGTCATCGTGCTGCTCGACTCGTGGGGCAAGCTCACGCGGATCGGGGATGCGAACCGCATTCGCAAGTGGCTCGAGAAGAACCCGGGCAAGCTGGCCCTCTCGCCGGGTTGA